One window of Mixophyes fleayi isolate aMixFle1 chromosome 3, aMixFle1.hap1, whole genome shotgun sequence genomic DNA carries:
- the SPHKAP gene encoding A-kinase anchor protein SPHKAP isoform X1, translating to MCSCASPSSCELAAMFGPPDKYGGSDGSSVNDTSTSNLGSSIMACKKVICPSRSTDSIEYWLQNTKNLCKVSLVEDRLESNCTSISFVNINALSEDSSHEALRKKLDKVSPDLQKLINSVRSQELRENEIMLLSGLTNRKCGPTTGTQQVMWPNEICLLQRGRMGKNYSNYILLELNKFLLGLELAQENHLQPDTSPLRTEDDTNCSVSSIEEDFLTASEQLEENSEEENCKGEPPDEIKKVKRKGTESSQNKRSVGINIKKEEPIVYIENWADSERSSKARRPSLVGETLDENIKCKIGRKICSGKLCRSEIHGDQAGESHILPAKMCEVDDFTDSFEDPATTGQYATNLAECVLQDAFIRLSQSDNSFTKEAAVSISASDSGVICKEGSPATSRLWNELPKIVIVQSPDSCDSPTEWVDESHWPEQENPANVSDHWKEEDASSGFKQSTLEVALACAASVIGTISNSQPSEQIKVGHVENMVSEEKDIAEEHIKDMVGFPGVVVEAEFSVPSALCGMTRVASAVAVCGLSEQTQGRYPAPSNGLLVAADASTAVALHCSIALGSSMEKLKDNIAKALLKEAAVMLTSPCKYRNLEEFIESMNEKIMSSVSSCKLAHVGDVVNDDLAHNLSDTILRHSAEDAIQRLQGVEGQHCSSTPSDFVSTTTELLFNVMYFTCKKMSDLVQSGDLPSDFVADNPKSVDSEKGDSPVDDFADLSIIHKSSGQSNESQLTNLYTEQKPEPISHKLSQNEATEGNLVPAVTKAACSKQCLKRERYKRHHNEHRAFSARESTALEDECRYYVLDKGSIEGGMISGSHEKLSCELNISKEFTLSSPLGSSYKLHSTQAVLPQKHPISNYCLTDFADDLAETVVSMATEIAAICLENSNGKQPWFCAWANGSECLLTPCRTVKRKKETSSGGSVVRRHRPPRLSEIKKKTDEHPELKERLMNRVVDESINLEDAPDSVNAFANEVASKIMNLTESSVADSLWQGQNVSRNRLHCDRWIRGKASSYESIPEEDLDAKSLVNTLGPGYLLGQPFSRTSSVSKQSSCESITDEFSRFIVNQMENEGREFELLLDYYAGRNANTILNSALQQISRRNSHLNVRPSCLSKQSSTESITEEFYRYMLKEIDKENKDTYSSRNTAEWTSKLMPPSPRTPFCFRQSSMPCNRSSSARLTVNTPVKANSLDGFARSGSRDFLNIQPVSAMSSTNLCKSDSCLYQRCQTDQATDMLIYETWSSSIEALMRKNKIIVERTDSVDAESSPNGSPAHVDSYANKLAVDSVQSRKSLIVQYQDSLESTNKGSFNYNNNNISQSQCKLLDNQDTLMVTNSTSVHQPGSSTGHMEVPLIQIETEQREETEGEDQGNILEITFLDDISKQIGERSITHVRSSQAKQVTRSFPKGTPRPELPTPLSSSEDSTGSWSQLVNEEENPEDASSFLQLSERSTSNGNCSTTSSIGVIDLEAFIEVIPPIPTPDMKPEKIVTKDLQENLDECTSGLSVGTASCQQEVSVLNIDLDSDCSDCELRTTLQWIAASELGIPTVYFTLSQESSIQKFLEVTRLVQAKSWNVGDIFSALILHSKIQVQGSEAVPSFFDWLLELG from the exons AAACTGGACAAAGTGTCTCCAGATCTACAAAAACTGATAAATTCAGTAAGGTCACAGGAGCTGAGAGAGAACGAGATTATGCTGCTGAGTGGATTAACAAACAGGAAATGTGGGCCGACAACTGGGACCCAACAG GTCATGTGGCCAAACGAGATCTGTCTGTTGCAACGGGGGAGAATGGGGAAAAACTACTCAAATTATATTCTCTTGGAACTAAACAAGTTTCTACTGGGTCTGGAGCTGGCACAAGAGAATCACCTGCAACCTGATACAAGCCCGCTCCGAACCGAGGATGACACCAACTGCTCCGTTTCATCCATAGAGGAGGATTTCCTGACTGCCTCCGAACAGCTAGAAGAGAATAGTGAGGAGGAGAACTGTAAGGGAG AGCCTCCTGATGAGATTAAGAAAGTTAAAAGAAAAGGAACTGAAAGCTCTCAGAACAAAAGAAGTGTAGGGATTAATATTAAAAAAGAGGAACCTATTGTATACATTGAGAACTGGGCAGACTCGGAGAGAAGCTCTAAAGCGAGGAGACCTTCTCTGGTGGGGGAAACCCTTGATGAAAATATTAAGTGTAAAATTGGGAGGAAAATATGCTCTGGCAAATTGTGTAGGAGTGAAATACATGGAGATCAGGCTGGGGAAAGTCATATCCTGCCTGCCAAAATGTGTGAGGTGGACGACTTTACAGACTCTTTTGAAGACCCCGCGACCACAGGCCAGTATGCAACAAATTTGGCTGAGTGTGTGCTGCAGGATGCATTTATTAGACTGTCACAGTCTGACAACTCTTTCACCAAAGAGGCAGCTGTCTCTATCTCAGCTAGTGACTCTGGAGTAATTTGCAAAGAAGGTTCTCCTGCAACATCCCGCTTATGGAATGAACTACCAAAAATTGTAATAGTTCAGAGTCCAGACAGCTGTGACAGCCCAACAGAGTGGGTTGATGAGTCTCACTGGCCTGAGCAGGAGAACCCTGCAAATGTTTCTGACCATTGGAAAGAAGAGGACGCATCTTCTGGTTTCAAACAAAGTACGTTAGAAGTAGCTTTAGCGTGCGCAGCATCAGTAATAGGCACAATCTCCAATTCTCAGCCTTCAGAGCAAATTAAAGTGGGACACGTTGAAAACATGGTTTCAGAAGAGAAAGACATTGCTGAGGAGCACATCAAAGACATGGTGGGATTTCCAGGTGTTGTGGTGGAGGCAGAATTTTCAGTGCCATCTGCTTTGTGTGGAATGACTCGGGTGGCAAGTGCAGTAGCTGTTTGCGGCCTTAGTGAACAAACGCAAGGACGCTATCCTGCCCCATCCAATGGACTTTTGGTAGCAGCGGATGCTTCAACAGCTGTGGCTTTACACTGCAGCATCGCATTGGGAAGTAGCATGGAAAAACTCAAAGACAACATTGCAAAAGCACTGCTGAAAGAAGCAGCTGTAATGTTGACCAGTCCGTGCAAATACAGGAACTTAGAAGAATTTATTGAGTCTATGAATGAAAAAATCATGAGCAGTGTAAGCTCTTGTAAGTTGGCCCATGTGGGTGACGTTGTTAATGATGACCTAGCTCATAACTTATCAGATACAATCCTGAGACATTCAGCTGAGGATGCCATACAAAGGCTGCAGGGTGTTGAGGGCCAGCATTGTTCCAGTACACCAAGTGATTTTGTGTCCACGACTACCGAGCTTCTCTTCAATGTGATGTATTTCACTTGTAAGAAGATGAGTGATCTTGTGCAAAGTGGAGACTTGCCCTCTGATTTTGTAGCTGACAATCCTAAATCTGTAGATTCAGAGAAAGGAGACAGTCCAGTTGATGATTTTGCTGATTTGTCTATAATTCACAAGTCCTCTGGTCAGAGTAATGAAAGCCAGTTAACTAATTTGTACACTGAGCAAAAGCCTGAACCAATTTCACACAAACTATCGCAAAATGAAGCAACAGAAGGCAATTTAGTCCCAGCAGTGACAAAAGCTGCTTGCAGTAAGCAGTGCCTGAAAAGGGAACGTTACAAACGCCACCACAATGAGCACAGAGCCTTCTCAGCAAGGGAAAGTACTGCCTTAGAAGATGAGTGCAGATATTATGTGCTAGACAAAGGATCCATAGAAGGAGGTATGATTTCAGGAAGTCACGAAAAGCTCAGCTGTGAGCTTAACATATCCAAAGAATTCACCTTGAGTTCACCATTGGGGAGTAGTTACAAGTTGCATTCCACTCAGGCTGTTCTTCCACAGAAACATCCCATCAGTAATTACTGCCTAACAGACTTTGCAGATGATTTGGCCGAAACTGTTGTTTCTATGGCCACTGAAATAGCTGCTATATGTTTGGAGAACTCCAATGGAAAGCAACCATGGTTTTGTGCATGGGCAAACGGGAGCGAATGCTTGCTGACCCCTTGCAGGACagtgaaaaggaaaaaagaaacatCCTCAGGGGGGTCAGTTGTTAGAAGGCACAGGCCACCGCGCCTCAGTGAAATAAAAAAGAAGACAGATGAGCACCCAGAGCTTAAAGAACGGCTGATGAACCGAGTAGTGGATGAGTCAATCAACCTTGAAGATGCTCCAGACTCTGTTAATGCATTTGCCAATGAAGTGGCCTCCAAAATAATGAATCTAACAGAGTCATCCGTGGCAGATTCTTTGTGGCAGGGACAAAACGTGTCACGGAACCGACTACACTGTGACAGGTGGATCAGAGGCAAAGCATCCAGTTATGAGAGCATCCCAGAGGAAGATTTAGATGCCAAAAGTCTTGTCAACACGCTTGGTCCCGGATACCTGCTAGGACAACCATTCAGCAGGACCAGCTCAGTGTCCAAACAGTCTAGCTGTGAAAGCATCACTGATGAATTTTCTAGGTTTATAGTGAATCAAATGGAAAATGAGGGAAGAGAATTTGAACTATTGTTAGACTATTATGCTGGgagaaatgcaaatactattctaAACTCTGCATTACAGCAGATTTCTAGGAGAAACAGTCACTTGAATGTGAGACCCAGCTGCCTTTCCAAGCAGTCTAGCACTGAGAGTATAACTGAAGAGTTCTATCGGTATATGTTAAAGGAAATAGACAAGGAAAATAAGGATACTTATTCCAGCAGAAATACTGCAGAATGGACAAGCAAGTTAATGCCTCCCTCACCGCGCACCCCTTTCTGCTTCCGCCAATCATCCATGCCCTGTAACAGATCATCCAGTGCACGTTTGACTGTAAATACTCCGGTCAAAGCAAACTCTCTGGATGGATTTGCAAGGAGTGGCTCTCGAGATTTCCTCAACATTCAACCTGTAAGTGCTATGTCTTCCACAAACCTCTGCAAGTCAGACTCCTGCCTATACCAAAGGTGCCAGACTGACCAAGCTACGGATATGCTAATATATGAGACCTGGTCCAGTTCCATTGAGGCACTGATGCGGAAGAATAAAATCATAGTGGAGAGAACTGATAGCGTAGATGCAGAATCTTCACCGAACGGTTCACCTGCACACGTTGACAGTTACGCTAACAAGCTGGCTGTGGATAGCGTTCAGAGTAGAAAATCTCTTATAGTCCAATACCAAgattcacttgagagcacaaataaGGGAAGCTTTAattataacaataacaatatttcacagagCCAGTGCAAACTTTTAGACAATCAAGACACATTAATGGTCACAAACTCTACATCTGTTCACCAGCCTGGTTCCTCCACCGGACATATGGAAGTACCTCTAATACAGATTGAAACAGAGCAAAGggaagagacagagggagaggacCAAGGAAATATTCTAGAGATCACCTTTCTTGATGACATTTCAAAACAAATTGGAGAGCGAAGCATCACACATGTCAG GTCATCCCAAGCAAAGCAGGTAACTAGGAGCTTTCCAAAGGGGACGCCAAGGCCTGAGCTCCCTACTCCCCTGAGCAGCAGTGAGGATAGCACAGGTAGCTGGTCGCAGCTTGTAAACGAGGAGGAAAACCCAGAGGACGCCAGCAGCTTTCTTCAGCTGAGTGAAAGATCCACAAG TAACGGCAACTGCAGCACAACGAGTAGTATAGGTGTCATAGACCTGGAGGCTTTTATAGAAGTTATTCCACCAATCCCTACACCTGACAT GAAACCAGAGAAGATTGTGACCAAAGATCTGCAGGAAAATCTAGATG AATGTACCTCTGGATTATCAGTCGGCACTGCCAGCTGTCAGCAGGAAGTGTCAGTCTTAAACATTGACCTGGATTCTGATTGCTCGGACTGTGAGCTGCGCACAACTTTGCAGTGGATCGCAGCATCAGAGCTAGGGATTCCCACAGTCTACTTCACACTGTCTCAGGAAAGCAGTATTCAGAAG
- the SPHKAP gene encoding A-kinase anchor protein SPHKAP isoform X2, producing the protein MCSCASPSCELAAMFGPPDKYGGSDGSSVNDTSTSNLGSSIMACKKVICPSRSTDSIEYWLQNTKNLCKVSLVEDRLESNCTSISFVNINALSEDSSHEALRKKLDKVSPDLQKLINSVRSQELRENEIMLLSGLTNRKCGPTTGTQQVMWPNEICLLQRGRMGKNYSNYILLELNKFLLGLELAQENHLQPDTSPLRTEDDTNCSVSSIEEDFLTASEQLEENSEEENCKGEPPDEIKKVKRKGTESSQNKRSVGINIKKEEPIVYIENWADSERSSKARRPSLVGETLDENIKCKIGRKICSGKLCRSEIHGDQAGESHILPAKMCEVDDFTDSFEDPATTGQYATNLAECVLQDAFIRLSQSDNSFTKEAAVSISASDSGVICKEGSPATSRLWNELPKIVIVQSPDSCDSPTEWVDESHWPEQENPANVSDHWKEEDASSGFKQSTLEVALACAASVIGTISNSQPSEQIKVGHVENMVSEEKDIAEEHIKDMVGFPGVVVEAEFSVPSALCGMTRVASAVAVCGLSEQTQGRYPAPSNGLLVAADASTAVALHCSIALGSSMEKLKDNIAKALLKEAAVMLTSPCKYRNLEEFIESMNEKIMSSVSSCKLAHVGDVVNDDLAHNLSDTILRHSAEDAIQRLQGVEGQHCSSTPSDFVSTTTELLFNVMYFTCKKMSDLVQSGDLPSDFVADNPKSVDSEKGDSPVDDFADLSIIHKSSGQSNESQLTNLYTEQKPEPISHKLSQNEATEGNLVPAVTKAACSKQCLKRERYKRHHNEHRAFSARESTALEDECRYYVLDKGSIEGGMISGSHEKLSCELNISKEFTLSSPLGSSYKLHSTQAVLPQKHPISNYCLTDFADDLAETVVSMATEIAAICLENSNGKQPWFCAWANGSECLLTPCRTVKRKKETSSGGSVVRRHRPPRLSEIKKKTDEHPELKERLMNRVVDESINLEDAPDSVNAFANEVASKIMNLTESSVADSLWQGQNVSRNRLHCDRWIRGKASSYESIPEEDLDAKSLVNTLGPGYLLGQPFSRTSSVSKQSSCESITDEFSRFIVNQMENEGREFELLLDYYAGRNANTILNSALQQISRRNSHLNVRPSCLSKQSSTESITEEFYRYMLKEIDKENKDTYSSRNTAEWTSKLMPPSPRTPFCFRQSSMPCNRSSSARLTVNTPVKANSLDGFARSGSRDFLNIQPVSAMSSTNLCKSDSCLYQRCQTDQATDMLIYETWSSSIEALMRKNKIIVERTDSVDAESSPNGSPAHVDSYANKLAVDSVQSRKSLIVQYQDSLESTNKGSFNYNNNNISQSQCKLLDNQDTLMVTNSTSVHQPGSSTGHMEVPLIQIETEQREETEGEDQGNILEITFLDDISKQIGERSITHVRSSQAKQVTRSFPKGTPRPELPTPLSSSEDSTGSWSQLVNEEENPEDASSFLQLSERSTSNGNCSTTSSIGVIDLEAFIEVIPPIPTPDMKPEKIVTKDLQENLDECTSGLSVGTASCQQEVSVLNIDLDSDCSDCELRTTLQWIAASELGIPTVYFTLSQESSIQKFLEVTRLVQAKSWNVGDIFSALILHSKIQVQGSEAVPSFFDWLLELG; encoded by the exons AAACTGGACAAAGTGTCTCCAGATCTACAAAAACTGATAAATTCAGTAAGGTCACAGGAGCTGAGAGAGAACGAGATTATGCTGCTGAGTGGATTAACAAACAGGAAATGTGGGCCGACAACTGGGACCCAACAG GTCATGTGGCCAAACGAGATCTGTCTGTTGCAACGGGGGAGAATGGGGAAAAACTACTCAAATTATATTCTCTTGGAACTAAACAAGTTTCTACTGGGTCTGGAGCTGGCACAAGAGAATCACCTGCAACCTGATACAAGCCCGCTCCGAACCGAGGATGACACCAACTGCTCCGTTTCATCCATAGAGGAGGATTTCCTGACTGCCTCCGAACAGCTAGAAGAGAATAGTGAGGAGGAGAACTGTAAGGGAG AGCCTCCTGATGAGATTAAGAAAGTTAAAAGAAAAGGAACTGAAAGCTCTCAGAACAAAAGAAGTGTAGGGATTAATATTAAAAAAGAGGAACCTATTGTATACATTGAGAACTGGGCAGACTCGGAGAGAAGCTCTAAAGCGAGGAGACCTTCTCTGGTGGGGGAAACCCTTGATGAAAATATTAAGTGTAAAATTGGGAGGAAAATATGCTCTGGCAAATTGTGTAGGAGTGAAATACATGGAGATCAGGCTGGGGAAAGTCATATCCTGCCTGCCAAAATGTGTGAGGTGGACGACTTTACAGACTCTTTTGAAGACCCCGCGACCACAGGCCAGTATGCAACAAATTTGGCTGAGTGTGTGCTGCAGGATGCATTTATTAGACTGTCACAGTCTGACAACTCTTTCACCAAAGAGGCAGCTGTCTCTATCTCAGCTAGTGACTCTGGAGTAATTTGCAAAGAAGGTTCTCCTGCAACATCCCGCTTATGGAATGAACTACCAAAAATTGTAATAGTTCAGAGTCCAGACAGCTGTGACAGCCCAACAGAGTGGGTTGATGAGTCTCACTGGCCTGAGCAGGAGAACCCTGCAAATGTTTCTGACCATTGGAAAGAAGAGGACGCATCTTCTGGTTTCAAACAAAGTACGTTAGAAGTAGCTTTAGCGTGCGCAGCATCAGTAATAGGCACAATCTCCAATTCTCAGCCTTCAGAGCAAATTAAAGTGGGACACGTTGAAAACATGGTTTCAGAAGAGAAAGACATTGCTGAGGAGCACATCAAAGACATGGTGGGATTTCCAGGTGTTGTGGTGGAGGCAGAATTTTCAGTGCCATCTGCTTTGTGTGGAATGACTCGGGTGGCAAGTGCAGTAGCTGTTTGCGGCCTTAGTGAACAAACGCAAGGACGCTATCCTGCCCCATCCAATGGACTTTTGGTAGCAGCGGATGCTTCAACAGCTGTGGCTTTACACTGCAGCATCGCATTGGGAAGTAGCATGGAAAAACTCAAAGACAACATTGCAAAAGCACTGCTGAAAGAAGCAGCTGTAATGTTGACCAGTCCGTGCAAATACAGGAACTTAGAAGAATTTATTGAGTCTATGAATGAAAAAATCATGAGCAGTGTAAGCTCTTGTAAGTTGGCCCATGTGGGTGACGTTGTTAATGATGACCTAGCTCATAACTTATCAGATACAATCCTGAGACATTCAGCTGAGGATGCCATACAAAGGCTGCAGGGTGTTGAGGGCCAGCATTGTTCCAGTACACCAAGTGATTTTGTGTCCACGACTACCGAGCTTCTCTTCAATGTGATGTATTTCACTTGTAAGAAGATGAGTGATCTTGTGCAAAGTGGAGACTTGCCCTCTGATTTTGTAGCTGACAATCCTAAATCTGTAGATTCAGAGAAAGGAGACAGTCCAGTTGATGATTTTGCTGATTTGTCTATAATTCACAAGTCCTCTGGTCAGAGTAATGAAAGCCAGTTAACTAATTTGTACACTGAGCAAAAGCCTGAACCAATTTCACACAAACTATCGCAAAATGAAGCAACAGAAGGCAATTTAGTCCCAGCAGTGACAAAAGCTGCTTGCAGTAAGCAGTGCCTGAAAAGGGAACGTTACAAACGCCACCACAATGAGCACAGAGCCTTCTCAGCAAGGGAAAGTACTGCCTTAGAAGATGAGTGCAGATATTATGTGCTAGACAAAGGATCCATAGAAGGAGGTATGATTTCAGGAAGTCACGAAAAGCTCAGCTGTGAGCTTAACATATCCAAAGAATTCACCTTGAGTTCACCATTGGGGAGTAGTTACAAGTTGCATTCCACTCAGGCTGTTCTTCCACAGAAACATCCCATCAGTAATTACTGCCTAACAGACTTTGCAGATGATTTGGCCGAAACTGTTGTTTCTATGGCCACTGAAATAGCTGCTATATGTTTGGAGAACTCCAATGGAAAGCAACCATGGTTTTGTGCATGGGCAAACGGGAGCGAATGCTTGCTGACCCCTTGCAGGACagtgaaaaggaaaaaagaaacatCCTCAGGGGGGTCAGTTGTTAGAAGGCACAGGCCACCGCGCCTCAGTGAAATAAAAAAGAAGACAGATGAGCACCCAGAGCTTAAAGAACGGCTGATGAACCGAGTAGTGGATGAGTCAATCAACCTTGAAGATGCTCCAGACTCTGTTAATGCATTTGCCAATGAAGTGGCCTCCAAAATAATGAATCTAACAGAGTCATCCGTGGCAGATTCTTTGTGGCAGGGACAAAACGTGTCACGGAACCGACTACACTGTGACAGGTGGATCAGAGGCAAAGCATCCAGTTATGAGAGCATCCCAGAGGAAGATTTAGATGCCAAAAGTCTTGTCAACACGCTTGGTCCCGGATACCTGCTAGGACAACCATTCAGCAGGACCAGCTCAGTGTCCAAACAGTCTAGCTGTGAAAGCATCACTGATGAATTTTCTAGGTTTATAGTGAATCAAATGGAAAATGAGGGAAGAGAATTTGAACTATTGTTAGACTATTATGCTGGgagaaatgcaaatactattctaAACTCTGCATTACAGCAGATTTCTAGGAGAAACAGTCACTTGAATGTGAGACCCAGCTGCCTTTCCAAGCAGTCTAGCACTGAGAGTATAACTGAAGAGTTCTATCGGTATATGTTAAAGGAAATAGACAAGGAAAATAAGGATACTTATTCCAGCAGAAATACTGCAGAATGGACAAGCAAGTTAATGCCTCCCTCACCGCGCACCCCTTTCTGCTTCCGCCAATCATCCATGCCCTGTAACAGATCATCCAGTGCACGTTTGACTGTAAATACTCCGGTCAAAGCAAACTCTCTGGATGGATTTGCAAGGAGTGGCTCTCGAGATTTCCTCAACATTCAACCTGTAAGTGCTATGTCTTCCACAAACCTCTGCAAGTCAGACTCCTGCCTATACCAAAGGTGCCAGACTGACCAAGCTACGGATATGCTAATATATGAGACCTGGTCCAGTTCCATTGAGGCACTGATGCGGAAGAATAAAATCATAGTGGAGAGAACTGATAGCGTAGATGCAGAATCTTCACCGAACGGTTCACCTGCACACGTTGACAGTTACGCTAACAAGCTGGCTGTGGATAGCGTTCAGAGTAGAAAATCTCTTATAGTCCAATACCAAgattcacttgagagcacaaataaGGGAAGCTTTAattataacaataacaatatttcacagagCCAGTGCAAACTTTTAGACAATCAAGACACATTAATGGTCACAAACTCTACATCTGTTCACCAGCCTGGTTCCTCCACCGGACATATGGAAGTACCTCTAATACAGATTGAAACAGAGCAAAGggaagagacagagggagaggacCAAGGAAATATTCTAGAGATCACCTTTCTTGATGACATTTCAAAACAAATTGGAGAGCGAAGCATCACACATGTCAG GTCATCCCAAGCAAAGCAGGTAACTAGGAGCTTTCCAAAGGGGACGCCAAGGCCTGAGCTCCCTACTCCCCTGAGCAGCAGTGAGGATAGCACAGGTAGCTGGTCGCAGCTTGTAAACGAGGAGGAAAACCCAGAGGACGCCAGCAGCTTTCTTCAGCTGAGTGAAAGATCCACAAG TAACGGCAACTGCAGCACAACGAGTAGTATAGGTGTCATAGACCTGGAGGCTTTTATAGAAGTTATTCCACCAATCCCTACACCTGACAT GAAACCAGAGAAGATTGTGACCAAAGATCTGCAGGAAAATCTAGATG AATGTACCTCTGGATTATCAGTCGGCACTGCCAGCTGTCAGCAGGAAGTGTCAGTCTTAAACATTGACCTGGATTCTGATTGCTCGGACTGTGAGCTGCGCACAACTTTGCAGTGGATCGCAGCATCAGAGCTAGGGATTCCCACAGTCTACTTCACACTGTCTCAGGAAAGCAGTATTCAGAAG